The DNA segment GGTGTGTTTTACATTGGCCCATTCCCATTTCTTACCGATTGCCCCATACTTTCTTTCCAGACTGTCGCAGGAGTATTTAAAGGCTTCGTTCACTAAATCACTCAGCGTTTCTTTTTCCGGGGTATTGATGTTGTCCACCCATTTAGAATTAGGTTCTTTTAGGACCAGCTGTAAAGAGCGGTCGCGGGAGGGAAAGCGCATAGGTACAGAATCAACCACAAATTCATCACTCCAGATATTGGATTGCAGTCTTTTTGTCCAGAGGTCAAAAATGCTTGCCGCCAGAGATTTAGCTTCGTAATATTTGTTCCATTCTGAGGTGATGCGGAGTGCTTCTTTTTGAGTCGCATTTAGTTTGCTATTGTCTACCAGGCCTAAAATGGTAGGTAAGATATTTTGTGCAAAGATGCTGTAGGTATCGGTTTGCATGGTCCGGATGCTATCGGCGGTGGCCTTAGTCATGGCGGTTAAGCGGTCATTGATTCTTTTGCCACGTTCATACGGACTAAACTCCCAGTTGATATAATAGGGGTAGCTAGGGTCTGTAGATGATTGGTTAGCCGAGCTGACAAAACCTCTTGGCGGGTTCTTTACCGTAGGATTGTGTGCTGCGGGAATCCAGCCTTGCCAATCACTTTTAGGATCCGTTCCATCCAGGATAAATTTGCCCTGATCTTTCCATTTTAAGGGAAACTTGCCATTGGCGGTGATGGCGATGTCGTTATCCGCGGATGCGAATATAAAATTTTGTGCAGGAGCGGTATAATAAGTTAAGGCTTTGCGGTAATCATCATAGTTTTTCCCGCGATTTAAAAGGTAAAAAGTCTTAAGTTCGTTTGACTTTTCATGTGCAATCCAGCGCAGTGCATTGCCTACAGGAACATTTCCTGCCCTGGCATAACCTGTAGGCTTTTGCAGGTAGACTACCGGGCCATGATGTGTATAAAAAACGGTATCTGTTTCTGTTTTGCCCCCTCTGATCCCAATTTTCTCCAGGCGGGTGCTGGTATTTTTCCATTGGTTATTGTACCAATAGCTTTTATGGGTATGGTCTTTAAACTTGATCTGATAGAAATCCAGGACGTCTGCAGCTACATTTGTGACGCCCCAGGCAATGTTCTGGTTGAAACCGATGATGATGCCAGGAGCCCCAGGAAGCGATACACCATAGGAATTAAGTCCCGGTGCATGCAATTGAATCTGGTACCAGATGGAAGGTAAGGTCAGGTCGAGGTGCGGATCATTGGATAGAATTGGTGAGCCTGACAGGGTCTTCGATCCGGATAATGCCCAGTTATTGCTTCCGATTCCTTCTTCTTTTTGTTTGGTTTTTACAGATCCGGTCATCATTTCTGTGAATGAAGCTGGTGGAGTCGGGATCGGTAAAGGTTGGAAATCCCATTTTGTTCCTACCGGAATGATTGGGTCTTCTTTGAAAGGATAATCCGGAAACAGGTCTTTAACGACCTCAGTGCCAAATTTCTTTCTGATATTGGTCATGTAAAACTCATCGGAACCCATGGCCAGGACGGCCGACATTTGTTTTAACAACAATGCACATTTGATGGGCGTCCAGTCTTCCGGTTTAAAGTCTAATATTTTATATTCAATCGGTAATTTTGCTGCGGATAAAGAGTGGATATAAGCATTGATCCCGGCAGTATAAGCCAAAATCATTTCTTTGGATTTGGGATCAGCCATCATTCCTTCCAGAGATTTCTCTGCGCCGTACACCATTCCCATTCTTCGTTGGTATCTGTCGACCTCTATGGCTTTTTTTCCTACCACCTCAGATAAACGTCCCGCTGCGTAACGCGTTTGAAAGTCCATTTGCCATAAGCGGTGCTTCGCAGTCACATAGCCCTGTGCATAATAAACATCATGGTCATTCTGCGCGAAGATATGGGGAATCATGCGATCGTCAAAAGCAATATCTACGTTTGCAATCGTTTCTTTTAAAACGAGGCTTTTACGCACCTTCACAGAGGCATTCTCCGCGTTTTGCCAGAATCCGGTAAAAGGGTTGAGAAACTTTAGTATGGGGGGAGTGTCTCCGAATTTTGTATTCAATGCATAAGCTAACAGTATCGGGATTACAATGCAAATCAGGGCTTTTATTTTATTCATCATAATTGAATTAAAGGTACGCTTTATCTTATCAATTAAAGCGTTCAGTTTCTGGTTTCTGCAATTTAACACAAAACTTAATTCGTTTAAAATGAAAATTAGATTTTGTCTGTTAAATAGTCTACAAAATACAGTTTGGATAATTAAAAAATTGTATTAAATTTAAGATAAAATTAACCAAATATAAAATCTTACGTATGAGCAAAACTTTTACAAAAGCAATCTTCACGTTTTTACTGTTCTTTGTTGCGATCTCGGCAGCACAGGCACAAAACGTCGTCATTAGTGGGACGGTGACCGATAAACTCACTAAAGAGCCAATACCAGGTGTTGGGATTACAGTCAAAGGCACCACTTCAGGAACCGCTACTGATAACGCTGGAAAATATAATTTCAGTACCTCGCAGAAAGCGCCATTTACCTTAGTGATTTCTTATTTGGGATATATTTCGGTTGAAAAACAAATTACTGGTAATACTTCCAATCTAGATGTAGAGCTGGAGCAAACCGCGCTCTTAGGGCAGGAGGTAGTAATTTCTGCTTCCAGAACTCCGGAAAAAATCCTGGAATCTCCGGTATCTGTGGAACGTATGGGCGCGGCTGCAATTAAAGAGGTGGCAGCACCTTCTTTTTATGATGCCCTGAACAATATGAAAGGGGTCGAAATCAGTACCCAGAGTTTAACCTTCAAATCCATCAATACCAGGGGATTTAACTCGAATGGAAATACCAGGTTCAACCAGTATGTAGACGGAATGGACAATCAGGCTCCTGGTCTGAACTTCTCTGTTGGTAACATCGTTGGGGTAAATGATCTGGATGTCGACAATGTCGAGCTGTTGCCGGGTGCCTCTTCCGCCTTATACGGTGCAGGAGGAATTAGTGGCACAATGCTGATCAGCTCTAAAAATCCTTTTGATTATCAGGGCGCAAGCTTCCAGTACAAGAGAGGAATCAATCATGTGAATGACAATACCAGCGATACGCAGCCATTTAATCAATTGGATGTTCGTGTAGCGAAAGCATGGAATAATAAATTCGCATTTAAAGGTACGTTCTCTTTTATGCAGGCGGAAGACTGGCATGCGAACAACTTCAGCAATTTTGACCGTGCTGCGCGTCAGGCTAAGCCGGGCGACAGGAATTCTGATCCTAACTATGATGGCATCAACAGCTATGGTGATGAGGTGAGTCAGAATATGAGAAATGTTGCTCAGGCAGCACTTAACGCAGGTACTTCAGGCTTTGTAAAGACCGCATTAGGTTTGTCAACTGATCCTACAGCCGCACAAATTGCAGCTTTTAGGGCTAGTCCACAAGGAGGTCCCGCATTAACTAATTTCTTAGGCACCGATCCCCGCTTTAGACCATTTACCTTAGGTTTACAAAATCCTGCACTTCTTCCCGATCAAAACGTTTCCAGAACGGGGTATGAAGAAGTCAATCTGGTGGATTATAAAACCCAGTCTTTGAAAACTTCAGGTGCTTTACATTACAGGTTTACACCTACGATAGAAGCAATTGCTCAGGCAAACTGGGGAACAGGAACTTCGGTATATACAGGATCAGACCGTTATTCTTTGCGTAACTTCAGTATCGGACAATATAAACTGGAATTAAAAGGACAGGATTTCTTCCTGAAAGGATATACTACTCAGGAGCGCTCAGGAGATTCTTATATTTCTTCTATTTTGGGTAGCTATATCAACGAGAAATCAAAGAGATCTGTAGACTGGTTCCCTCAATATGTAGGGAATTATGTGGGTGCTCGTGCCTTAGGTGCGAATGATGCGGCTGCGCACGCTGCTGCCAGAGCTGCTGCGAATCAAGGGAGATTCGAACCCGGATCTGCACAGTATGAAGCTGCCAAAGAGCAAATTATGAATACCACTATCGCCAGTACAGATTTTAGTAAGGGCATTTATGGTGCTAAATTCAATGATAAAACCAATTTGTACCACTATGAAGGAATGTACAATTTCAGTAATATCCTGAATAATGTGGTTGAATTTCAGTTGGGTTCTTCTTATCGTATTTATCAGTTAAGATCTGGTGGAACGATTTTTAATGACCTTAATGATAAAATCGACATCAATGAATATGGCGCTTTTGCTCAATTGGGCAAGAAATTGTTTAATGACAAAGTGAAACTAACGGTATCCGGACGTTACGATAAAAGCAGCAATTTTGAAGGCCGCTTTACGCCAAGGGTAACAGGTGTGTTTACGGTTGCTCCAAATAACAATATCCGTTTGTCTTATCAGACTGGATATAGAAACCCAACCACTCAGAATCAATATATAGATCTATCTGTAGGTGGTGGTTCTCAAAGATTAATTGGTGGCTTACCTCAAAGCCTGAACAACTATAGTCTTTACACTAATAAGCCGTTTACTGATGTAAGTTATCGTGCCTTTCTGGCCTCAGCTTCTGCAGGTACACCAAATCCAGCTTTATTGCAACAATATAATTTTGATCCTAAAGGAGTAGTTCCGGAAAGTGTTCAGGCTTATGAAGTGGGTTATAAAGGTTTATTAGGACCTAAGTTCCTGATCGATGCCTACGCCTATTACAATATGTATAAAAACTTCATTACTGCAGTGGATGTTTACCAGAATAACAATGGTTCATTCACTAAGTTCGGCGTTCCTGTGAATGCTACCGGAGAGGTGAAAGCTTATGGCGCTGCTTTGGGAATCGACTATTTATTGGGTAAATTCAATGTAAGCGGTAACGTTTCTTACAATGAGATCGGCGACCTTCCTTCAGGTTATATCAATGATTTCAATACCCCTAAATACCGCTATAACCTGGGATTGGGCAATAAAGAAATCATTAAAAATGTAGGTTTCAATGTGGCCTGGCGCTGGCAAGATAAATTCTACTGGAACTCTTCTTTTGCTTCAGGAGATGTACCTGCCTACAGTACATTGGATGCGCAGATCAACCTGAAAGTACCGTCAGTAAACTCTATGATTAAAATCGGAGGTTCAAACGTCTTGAATAAATATTACTTCACTTCTTATGGTAACCCTTCTGTTGGGGCGCTATATTATGTGTCTTATACTTTCAATCCTTAAAATCTCTCTATCAACGAAAATAGCTCCCACCCTAGAGGCTATTGTGCGATAGTAAAAATCAAATGGTCGAATAACCGCATTTAAAAAATGGTATTCGACCATTTGATTTTAGTGTAGATTATTAAGTCGACTATAACTCCTCGTTTTTCCTTCTGGGCTTACACACTTCTGTAAAAGGAATTTAAATACCGGATCTTTAAGTATTCTTGACCGGAGTGCCGTTTAGTCTGCTAAGTAGCCGTTTGTTCTTAGTGTCAACAAGAGCACTAGTCAAAGAAGGCTTTAGTGAGGAAGTGGAACGTATCGCCAATGGTGTCACTAAAAAGTTGTTTGCCGAGCTATATTGTAATTTGCAGATGTTTCCAAATTTAGTTATTGTCTTTTTTGAGTGTGATTTTATCCGCTTGTAAGATATTGGAATTCTTTATGTTTTTGCATGATTTGTTGAGTCATTTGGATACCGTTGTCAATCGTACATCAGTGAAAATTATTTTGCAGTGTTTTTTGTAATCAGCACGAATAAGAGTGCTTAAGATCGGTAGGATGGCGGGCCGATTGCGGCATGGTAATTTCAATTTTGGCAGATGACGCTTCTGTGTTATGTGTCCTTTTGTGTTAATTTTAGTAAATGATATATTTAAATATATGCCAATTAAGGAAATTTTGTGTAAAAAAAAGATAAATTAATCAATGGTGCTGGATGGAAATAATGAGTTTTATCCGGTTTTAGCTACTTTTTGTGTATTTTAAGTTAATAATTGTGTTTTTTGGATATTTATTTATACAAATAAATCTAATTAATTACATTATTTGTATATTTAGGTAATTGTTGTGTTTTAAACGAGTGTTGTAATCTATATTTTGTATTTTTTTATATTTCCCTTGTGTTGTTGCCTAAGGGATATGAATAAATCATTGGAAGCTGATTTTTTCTCTTATTCATTTTAAGTTCTCAAATAATTAACGAATTCTAAAAATAAAACTGTAAGCTTATGAAGCCACTTAATCAACTACTCAATCCAGAATTCCCCAGGTACTTTTATTATCAAGGGTCTAGGGTTTACCTAAATAATGTTCAAAATAAAGTGCTTATTTCTTTTAGGGAGCCAACAAGTTTAGAAAGTAAAAAAGAAGTGCTGTCCAGAATTAATAAAACTTTTGGAGAAGATGTATTATCAACAGTCGAAGGAAATCGAATTGAAGATAAATTTTTGATTTTGGATTTACATAATTCGACCAATGCAAAATTAGCTGATGGAGTCCAAATTCAATTTGATCAACCAGAAATTGAGTACATAAGTGCCGTTTATACTACAGAAGATAGCCCCAAGGTACTAATGGCCCTCACTAATCAACTGTTTGTTGGGGTTAAACCTAAATATTCGATTGAGGATTTGGATGCATTATTGGATAAATTTGGAGGAATATCTAAGAAGGAGCAATTTGGAGATAACGTGTTTCTTTTGACTTTGGCAGATAACGAAAAATTCGATAGTCTGGATATCGCGAATCAAATTTCAGAAAGTCCGCTTATTGAATATGCTGAGCCTAGTTTCTTTCGTTCAATGCCTGTTTTAGCTTATACACCTAATGATCCTTTGTATTCATCTGAATGGCATATTCCAAGAATTGGTGCTGATAATGTATGGTGTTGGGGAAATGCAGGTAGCTCCGTTTCAATTGGAATTATGGACGTAGGAATAAATACTTCACATCCTGATTTATCTGCCTTTTTCCTGGGTACCTACGATCCTACCGGGTTATCCTTAGGATACGATGCACATGGAACATTATGTGCGGGTGCAGCTCTTGAAAATGGGGACAACTCAATTGGCGGATGTGGTGTAGCTTATATGGCTCGCTTATACCAAATTCGGATTGGATACAACCCAACAACTGATCCAAATAGTGTCAATATGTATTCCCTTGATGCATGGTTAGTCGGGGGATTAAATTATGCATATTCTAACGGAATCGCGGTATTAAGCTGTTCTTTTAGTTTGGGCGCACCAAGTACCACATTTAATAACCGATTGACAAACTTGGCGGATTCCGGGAGGGGGGGATACGGCACTGTTGTTGTAGCTGCCACCGGTAATGAAGGTGTTGATGGAATCGCTTATCCGGCAAGTCATGCAAAAGTTATTTCAGTTGGGTCATCGAATTATTGGGATGAGAAATCAATATTTTCAAATTACGGTTGGAATATGAGCTTAATTGCTCCTGGTGAAAATATCACTACGACTACTTATTTAGGAGGATACACTAACTCGTTTAATGGTACATCAGCTGCTACTCCAATAGTAGCGGGAGCTGTAGCCTTAATTTTACATGATAATGTTTTTTTGAGCAGAACGCAAGTGACGGAAGAGTTATTAATTAATTGTTGTGATAAAGTTGGTCAATATGACTATTATGTGTCTACATATGGTATGAGAAGTTACCAAACTGGATTTGGGCGATTAAAAATTAATAAGTATTATACTAATAAATACAAAATTAATGGCCCAGATTTCTTTTGCGGCAGTCAACAACAATATACTATGCCAGTATTGCCTCCAATATATACAAAGGTCTGGTCATCATCAAATCCTAATCTCCCAGTTGACTCTACAGGATTGATGACAAATCCACATAATGTAAATGAGAGGACAATATTAACTGTTACACTTGTTGGAGGGGCATGTGATATTGAAATTACAAAAAATGTTGCCGTCGGAGTTTGCATTGAAGAGTTTTATGCGATTGGAGACGGACCTAGACGCATTACTCTAGGCAACAATCCATCTGAAGTTGTATATGTAAGGAATAATTCTGCTTTATTTTGGCCTGAATTCCCTTATGCGGGAATGTCATTTGGTTATGCTCCCCGAGTTGGCGAAACTACTTTAGATCGGCCCAATAATAGCTCGCTTATTGCTAACACGCCTTTTTCCTGGATGGGGGATTTCGATATGGTGGTTCTCGAAGTTATCTCGCATCCTCCGACTTGGACACTTGCCTATCCTTTTCCTGATTATAAGAATGGAATAATGGCAATAACGGCAGGAAATGCCTCGGGAACATTAGTAGTAAAACTTAGTTCTCCATGTGGTTTTGCTATACTAACATTCAATGTTGTTGGTATAGATTAAGACCTGATATCTACAAGAAAGTGTACAGGAAGTTGTGTGAATGACTAGTTTATCCTGGAATTTTATCTTGCTAATTGTTCTCATTAATATAAGTATAAGGGGTACATCGACGATCAAGCATGTGGCCCTTATGCTTATTAGTTCTTTAATATTCATTTAAAGATCGAGATAGACTCTTTTTTTGAAAAGCTGCCAGGTTCGACTGAGGGTTGAGTGCTATAGATGTTCTTTATCCAATCATACCCAATGAAATCAATAATAGCCATTCGGAATCAGAGGTCTCTGCAATATGCTTTTTCCTATTTAAGTTTTTTAGATACCCCGATAAACAAAGGTTTTATACAAGCTGCAGAATCGATATTAATGTTTGGAAGGACAGTAATATAGAACTAAAATCTAATGTGGTTTGAGCTACCTGTGAGAATTGATCTGGATAACATAATGCGAAATTCGAATCCAATGAACAGTTTTCCATGATAATGTTTTTTTATATGCTCTAATTTAATTATGGCATATAGAGGAGAGGAAATTGTCTGTTTTTCGACTGGTGCTAGTTAAGTGACGGCTATTTAAACCGGGGCTTTTTGTTGGTTAACACTATCGCTTACAAAGGAAAAGCTGCAAAATAATCCTTTGGTTTTCATATAAATTTTAACACCTTAGTTGTACAGATTACACGATCTATTGATCTGCTATTTTTACTTAAACGATTTTCATGGAAGAACAAAACGAACACGGGAAAGAAATAAAGGATGATGGCATAATTCAGGAAATTGTTGAAGAGACAGTACAACATTTGAATAATCCTGTTACCGACCTGAAGCCTATTGTTAAGAAATACCTCTCAGCAGTGCAAAAGGTGAAGAAGGATGGGAATAAGTTTTACTTTTCTGATGGCGATGCAAGGGTTGAGATCCGGGTGGTGAGCGACGAGATCATCAGGGTAAGACTGGCACCACATGGTGTTTTCTTAGATGATTTCTCTTATGCCGTTCCGGTAGTAGACCAAAAGGTGACGACCTTTAAAATGGAAGAACTGGAAGACCATTACGCCATTTCTACCAATACCATCACCTGTAAGATCGGAAAAGACGATTTCCACATCTCTTTTACGGAAAACCTGAGCCAGATGGTGATGAGCGAAGATGAATCGCCAATGCACTGGGAAGAAAATATAGAATTTGGTGGTTATTATGTATATGCCACAAAAAAATGCCTGTCTGAGGAAAACTTCTTTGGCCTGGGAGATAAATCCGGAAATATGAACCTCCGGGGACGTCATTTCCAGAATTGGAACACCGATGCTTATTCCTTTGGATGGGATCAGGATCCTTTATACCGGACGATTCCATTTTACCTGGGGGTACATCAGCAAGCCGCATACGGGATCTTCTTTGACAATACGTTCCGCTCTTATTTCGATTTCGGAAAGGAAGACAACCAAAAGACCAGTTTCTGGGCAGATGGTGGAGAACTGCAATACTATTATATCCATGGCCCACATATG comes from the Pedobacter sp. FW305-3-2-15-E-R2A2 genome and includes:
- a CDS encoding penicillin acylase family protein → MMNKIKALICIVIPILLAYALNTKFGDTPPILKFLNPFTGFWQNAENASVKVRKSLVLKETIANVDIAFDDRMIPHIFAQNDHDVYYAQGYVTAKHRLWQMDFQTRYAAGRLSEVVGKKAIEVDRYQRRMGMVYGAEKSLEGMMADPKSKEMILAYTAGINAYIHSLSAAKLPIEYKILDFKPEDWTPIKCALLLKQMSAVLAMGSDEFYMTNIRKKFGTEVVKDLFPDYPFKEDPIIPVGTKWDFQPLPIPTPPASFTEMMTGSVKTKQKEEGIGSNNWALSGSKTLSGSPILSNDPHLDLTLPSIWYQIQLHAPGLNSYGVSLPGAPGIIIGFNQNIAWGVTNVAADVLDFYQIKFKDHTHKSYWYNNQWKNTSTRLEKIGIRGGKTETDTVFYTHHGPVVYLQKPTGYARAGNVPVGNALRWIAHEKSNELKTFYLLNRGKNYDDYRKALTYYTAPAQNFIFASADNDIAITANGKFPLKWKDQGKFILDGTDPKSDWQGWIPAAHNPTVKNPPRGFVSSANQSSTDPSYPYYINWEFSPYERGKRINDRLTAMTKATADSIRTMQTDTYSIFAQNILPTILGLVDNSKLNATQKEALRITSEWNKYYEAKSLAASIFDLWTKRLQSNIWSDEFVVDSVPMRFPSRDRSLQLVLKEPNSKWVDNINTPEKETLSDLVNEAFKYSCDSLERKYGAIGKKWEWANVKHTNVPHLAKIPGFGSKTLMIGGGKMTIDALSESNGPSWRMVIELGKTPKGHGVFPGGQSGNPGSRFYDDMIDTWASGKLYDLYFMKSPDDPNAKIISQLKITKK
- a CDS encoding TonB-dependent receptor, with the protein product MSKTFTKAIFTFLLFFVAISAAQAQNVVISGTVTDKLTKEPIPGVGITVKGTTSGTATDNAGKYNFSTSQKAPFTLVISYLGYISVEKQITGNTSNLDVELEQTALLGQEVVISASRTPEKILESPVSVERMGAAAIKEVAAPSFYDALNNMKGVEISTQSLTFKSINTRGFNSNGNTRFNQYVDGMDNQAPGLNFSVGNIVGVNDLDVDNVELLPGASSALYGAGGISGTMLISSKNPFDYQGASFQYKRGINHVNDNTSDTQPFNQLDVRVAKAWNNKFAFKGTFSFMQAEDWHANNFSNFDRAARQAKPGDRNSDPNYDGINSYGDEVSQNMRNVAQAALNAGTSGFVKTALGLSTDPTAAQIAAFRASPQGGPALTNFLGTDPRFRPFTLGLQNPALLPDQNVSRTGYEEVNLVDYKTQSLKTSGALHYRFTPTIEAIAQANWGTGTSVYTGSDRYSLRNFSIGQYKLELKGQDFFLKGYTTQERSGDSYISSILGSYINEKSKRSVDWFPQYVGNYVGARALGANDAAAHAAARAAANQGRFEPGSAQYEAAKEQIMNTTIASTDFSKGIYGAKFNDKTNLYHYEGMYNFSNILNNVVEFQLGSSYRIYQLRSGGTIFNDLNDKIDINEYGAFAQLGKKLFNDKVKLTVSGRYDKSSNFEGRFTPRVTGVFTVAPNNNIRLSYQTGYRNPTTQNQYIDLSVGGGSQRLIGGLPQSLNNYSLYTNKPFTDVSYRAFLASASAGTPNPALLQQYNFDPKGVVPESVQAYEVGYKGLLGPKFLIDAYAYYNMYKNFITAVDVYQNNNGSFTKFGVPVNATGEVKAYGAALGIDYLLGKFNVSGNVSYNEIGDLPSGYINDFNTPKYRYNLGLGNKEIIKNVGFNVAWRWQDKFYWNSSFASGDVPAYSTLDAQINLKVPSVNSMIKIGGSNVLNKYYFTSYGNPSVGALYYVSYTFNP
- a CDS encoding S8 family serine peptidase; translated protein: MKPLNQLLNPEFPRYFYYQGSRVYLNNVQNKVLISFREPTSLESKKEVLSRINKTFGEDVLSTVEGNRIEDKFLILDLHNSTNAKLADGVQIQFDQPEIEYISAVYTTEDSPKVLMALTNQLFVGVKPKYSIEDLDALLDKFGGISKKEQFGDNVFLLTLADNEKFDSLDIANQISESPLIEYAEPSFFRSMPVLAYTPNDPLYSSEWHIPRIGADNVWCWGNAGSSVSIGIMDVGINTSHPDLSAFFLGTYDPTGLSLGYDAHGTLCAGAALENGDNSIGGCGVAYMARLYQIRIGYNPTTDPNSVNMYSLDAWLVGGLNYAYSNGIAVLSCSFSLGAPSTTFNNRLTNLADSGRGGYGTVVVAATGNEGVDGIAYPASHAKVISVGSSNYWDEKSIFSNYGWNMSLIAPGENITTTTYLGGYTNSFNGTSAATPIVAGAVALILHDNVFLSRTQVTEELLINCCDKVGQYDYYVSTYGMRSYQTGFGRLKINKYYTNKYKINGPDFFCGSQQQYTMPVLPPIYTKVWSSSNPNLPVDSTGLMTNPHNVNERTILTVTLVGGACDIEITKNVAVGVCIEEFYAIGDGPRRITLGNNPSEVVYVRNNSALFWPEFPYAGMSFGYAPRVGETTLDRPNNSSLIANTPFSWMGDFDMVVLEVISHPPTWTLAYPFPDYKNGIMAITAGNASGTLVVKLSSPCGFAILTFNVVGID